Proteins encoded together in one Riemerella anatipestifer window:
- a CDS encoding exo-beta-N-acetylmuramidase NamZ domain-containing protein: protein MYLSLKIKNLLLICLIYLGLSGRNYAQNGNICPDFKTGADQPELYLPLLKNKKVGVVTNQTGLVLKPQKHNPTTLDTLSIVDFLRENTIDIRRVFAPEHGFRGEADAGEYVKNGVDTKTGIPIISLYGKNKKPTVEQVKDLDIILFDIQDVGVRFYTYISTLAYVMEAAAEHNVEVIVLDRPNPHDGYTDGPILKEKWTSFVGMHPVPIVYGLTIGEYGNMVNGEGWLKNKIKTKYTLIPMKNYHKKQRYPILRRPSPNLPNDKSINLYPSLCFFEGAEVSVGRGTDYPFQIYGSPWTKKLSYKFTPKPNFGAKNPPFNGQLCYGENLSKYSKDLRELNLEWIITAYKNYKNPNKPFFIKNLWFDTLAGTDQLRLQIIQGKSETEIKKSWQKDLQEFEKIRQKYIVYKE, encoded by the coding sequence ATGTATTTAAGCCTCAAAATTAAAAATTTACTATTGATTTGCCTAATTTATTTAGGGTTATCTGGTAGAAACTATGCTCAAAATGGTAACATTTGTCCTGATTTTAAAACAGGAGCCGACCAACCAGAGCTTTATCTTCCTCTATTAAAAAATAAAAAAGTAGGCGTGGTAACCAACCAAACAGGGCTGGTACTAAAACCACAAAAACATAATCCTACTACCCTAGATACACTCAGCATTGTGGATTTCCTAAGAGAAAATACTATAGATATTAGAAGAGTTTTCGCTCCAGAACACGGTTTTAGAGGCGAAGCCGACGCAGGGGAATATGTAAAAAATGGCGTAGATACCAAAACAGGTATTCCCATTATTTCTCTTTATGGTAAAAACAAAAAACCAACCGTAGAGCAAGTCAAAGATTTAGACATTATTCTTTTTGATATTCAAGATGTTGGGGTAAGATTTTACACCTATATTTCAACCCTTGCCTATGTGATGGAAGCTGCCGCAGAGCATAATGTAGAAGTGATTGTACTAGATAGACCTAACCCTCACGACGGCTACACAGATGGACCTATATTAAAGGAAAAATGGACAAGTTTTGTGGGTATGCACCCAGTCCCTATAGTTTATGGATTAACCATTGGCGAGTACGGTAATATGGTAAACGGCGAAGGTTGGCTTAAAAATAAAATAAAAACTAAGTATACCTTAATCCCAATGAAAAATTACCATAAAAAACAACGCTATCCTATACTTAGACGCCCTTCTCCTAACTTACCAAATGATAAGTCTATCAACCTATATCCTTCCCTATGTTTTTTTGAAGGAGCTGAGGTTTCGGTAGGACGCGGCACTGACTATCCTTTCCAAATTTATGGCTCACCATGGACTAAAAAATTAAGTTATAAATTCACTCCAAAGCCTAATTTTGGAGCTAAAAATCCGCCTTTTAACGGACAATTATGCTATGGAGAAAACCTCTCTAAATACTCTAAAGATTTGAGAGAACTTAACCTAGAATGGATAATTACGGCTTACAAAAACTATAAAAATCCTAATAAACCGTTTTTCATCAAAAATCTTTGGTTTGATACTTTAGCAGGGACTGACCAACTAAGGCTTCAAATTATACAAGGAAAAAGCGAAACGGAAATCAAAAAATCTTGGCAAAAAGACTTACAAGAGTTTGAAAAAATTCGTCAGAAGTATATTGTTTATAAAGAATAA
- a CDS encoding ABC transporter permease yields MKFPLYFSKKIAFSKDNKNNLSKVIVFIGRLSVALGVIVSLITVATGLGAKKAIKNKMGDFSGHISVKSTRSNSSYNSSVLDLKEININQIKTLQEVEGMQSYASVSGILRTEENFSGILLKGVGKDFDTKRFEKFLVEGSVPNFTEKGYNNEVILPEKIANDLRLKLNDEIVAIFSKEDQKPIYRKFKVKGIYKTDIKMIDDLFIIGDINHVRRIQNMDKTAIGGIDIFLKDMGEIDEVFPKIEERIGYKNYAEKITDKYPEIVNWINIFDTNIALIITIMLVVVVINIVMVLLILIIERTNSIGVLKTLGANNAQIRAIFINYTLLIMVPGLLVGNFIGLGLLLLQKWTGIVQLNPDNYYISTVPIDLNPIYIVAISLGILLVSAVSLIFPSYLISKISPVKAIKYN; encoded by the coding sequence TTGAAATTTCCATTATATTTTTCTAAAAAAATAGCATTCTCCAAAGATAACAAAAATAATCTTTCTAAGGTGATTGTGTTTATTGGTAGGCTGTCTGTTGCGTTGGGGGTCATTGTTTCTTTAATTACGGTAGCCACAGGTTTGGGAGCTAAAAAAGCCATCAAAAATAAGATGGGAGATTTTTCGGGGCATATTTCTGTGAAATCTACTAGGTCTAATTCGTCTTACAACTCTTCAGTTCTAGACTTAAAAGAAATCAATATAAATCAAATTAAGACCTTACAAGAAGTAGAAGGTATGCAGTCTTATGCGTCTGTAAGTGGTATTCTTAGGACAGAAGAAAATTTCTCTGGGATTTTATTAAAAGGTGTTGGGAAAGATTTTGATACCAAAAGATTTGAAAAATTTTTGGTGGAAGGTAGCGTTCCGAACTTTACAGAAAAGGGATATAATAATGAGGTTATATTACCAGAAAAAATAGCCAATGATTTAAGGCTTAAACTAAACGATGAAATCGTGGCTATTTTCTCTAAAGAAGACCAAAAGCCAATCTACCGAAAATTCAAAGTAAAAGGGATTTACAAAACGGATATCAAAATGATAGACGACCTATTTATCATAGGAGATATCAACCATGTGAGGAGGATACAAAATATGGATAAAACTGCCATAGGAGGTATAGATATTTTCCTTAAAGATATGGGAGAAATAGATGAGGTTTTTCCAAAGATTGAAGAGAGAATAGGATATAAAAACTATGCTGAAAAGATAACAGATAAGTATCCAGAAATTGTAAATTGGATTAACATTTTTGATACCAATATAGCTTTAATTATCACAATTATGTTGGTGGTTGTAGTCATCAATATTGTAATGGTGTTGCTTATTTTAATTATAGAACGCACCAATTCCATAGGGGTATTGAAAACTTTGGGAGCAAATAATGCTCAAATACGAGCTATTTTCATCAATTATACTTTACTTATTATGGTTCCTGGTTTGTTGGTTGGGAATTTTATAGGATTGGGACTACTACTTTTACAAAAATGGACGGGCATTGTTCAACTCAATCCTGATAACTATTACATCAGTACCGTGCCTATAGATTTGAATCCTATTTACATTGTGGCAATTTCTTTAGGGATTTTGTTGGTGTCTGCGGTGTCACTTATTTTTCCTAGTTATTTAATTAGTAAAATATCACCAGTTAAAGCGATTAAATACAATTAA
- a CDS encoding NAD(P)H-dependent glycerol-3-phosphate dehydrogenase → MAKKDKKSAVSVGVLGSGSFATAIVKMLQENSKMVHWCVRNEFVKGAIELRKHNPTYLQSVMFNTRYLNITTDVNQLVSACDVIILATPSIYLSDSLEKMTCDYSNKLFVSAIKGIVPKHNDVVAHYLRDQFQIGFRNQAVIAGPCHAEEVAMERLSYLTVATVEEENAQKLKDLFSSSYIKVSTSSDILGNEYSAILKNIYAIGAGMASGLGYGDNFQAVYVSNAIREMEIFLEAIYEAPRDVNESAYLGDLLVTAYSLFSRNRSLGNLVGKGYTVKSAIQSMNMVAEGYYAAASIYNTAKEKGLKLPIISTVYNVLYEGKNVEKQFKKLTAKLN, encoded by the coding sequence ATGGCTAAAAAAGATAAAAAATCAGCAGTTAGCGTGGGTGTTTTAGGTAGCGGAAGTTTTGCTACAGCCATAGTAAAAATGCTTCAAGAGAACTCAAAAATGGTGCATTGGTGCGTTCGTAATGAGTTTGTAAAAGGAGCCATAGAACTTAGAAAACACAATCCTACTTACTTGCAATCGGTGATGTTTAACACGCGTTATCTTAATATTACTACCGATGTTAATCAGCTTGTATCCGCTTGTGATGTTATTATTTTGGCGACGCCGTCTATCTATTTGTCGGACAGTTTAGAGAAAATGACTTGCGATTATTCCAACAAGTTGTTTGTATCTGCTATAAAAGGGATTGTCCCTAAACATAACGATGTGGTAGCACATTACCTTAGAGACCAATTTCAGATAGGGTTTAGAAATCAGGCCGTAATTGCAGGACCTTGCCACGCGGAGGAAGTTGCTATGGAACGCCTCTCGTACCTTACCGTCGCTACCGTAGAAGAAGAAAATGCTCAAAAACTGAAAGATTTATTTTCTTCTAGTTATATTAAGGTAAGTACCAGCAGCGATATACTAGGCAACGAGTATAGTGCAATACTAAAGAATATTTACGCCATTGGGGCAGGTATGGCAAGCGGTTTGGGCTACGGCGACAATTTCCAAGCGGTGTATGTATCCAACGCCATTCGTGAGATGGAAATCTTCCTAGAAGCCATTTACGAAGCCCCAAGAGATGTTAACGAAAGTGCCTATCTAGGGGATTTACTGGTAACGGCGTACTCGCTGTTTTCCAGAAACAGGTCTTTGGGAAATTTGGTGGGCAAAGGTTACACGGTAAAATCGGCGATACAATCTATGAATATGGTGGCAGAAGGCTACTATGCTGCGGCATCTATCTATAATACTGCCAAAGAAAAGGGGCTTAAACTACCTATCATCAGCACGGTATATAATGTTCTCTACGAAGGCAAAAATGTAGAAAAACAGTTCAAAAAGCTCACTGCCAAACTAAACTAA
- a CDS encoding GNAT family N-acetyltransferase, whose translation MFQPARIEDTDIIWEMLQQGIRRRKEDGSNQWQDGYPNRSVVEKDIRDGVGYVWVQDDEVLGYAALMLNNEPAYDNIEGEWLSNGDYIVVHRVVVHDQCLGKGISKQMFLWIEGWAKQQNIYSIKVDTNYDNQPMLHILQHLGYQYCGEVYFRGSPRKAFEKVLK comes from the coding sequence ATGTTTCAACCAGCGAGAATAGAAGATACAGATATTATTTGGGAGATGCTTCAGCAGGGTATTAGGAGAAGAAAGGAAGACGGCAGTAACCAATGGCAAGATGGTTACCCTAATAGAAGTGTGGTAGAAAAAGACATTCGTGATGGGGTGGGCTATGTTTGGGTTCAAGATGATGAGGTCTTGGGCTATGCCGCTCTAATGCTCAATAACGAACCAGCCTATGATAATATAGAAGGCGAATGGTTATCCAACGGAGATTATATAGTGGTGCATCGTGTAGTGGTACACGACCAATGCTTAGGAAAAGGGATTTCTAAGCAGATGTTCCTGTGGATAGAAGGTTGGGCGAAACAACAAAATATTTACAGTATAAAAGTAGATACCAATTACGATAACCAACCAATGCTCCACATTTTACAGCATTTAGGTTATCAGTATTGTGGAGAGGTTTACTTTAGAGGTAGCCCTAGAAAAGCCTTTGAAAAAGTTCTAAAATAA
- a CDS encoding GLPGLI family protein: MVRVYILFSLFCFQVLISQLRVDYRVFHRIDSLTTQEAVVPYDVRLFIDGNETLYVSEARIQSDSLRLKLRANMDFGVLSVPRKKGFQSEYITGDLKNNIITQHTRINDEGFKFEWKVDTKWMLDTQTKKIGEYTAKKAMGKLSGRNYTVWYTTEIPIPAGPFKFFGLPGLVLEAEDDMGDVRFELISIKKSDRMNVKECIIENANEKTVKTYSEYLKVFKNAMHARPAQVLYDFADQESKKRLEENYQAKVRIYNNFIER; the protein is encoded by the coding sequence ATGGTAAGAGTCTATATATTGTTTTCTTTATTCTGTTTTCAAGTTTTAATATCTCAGCTTAGAGTGGACTACCGTGTGTTTCACCGTATAGATTCTCTTACAACGCAAGAAGCTGTAGTTCCCTATGATGTTAGGTTATTTATTGATGGTAATGAGACATTATATGTTTCAGAGGCAAGGATTCAGTCAGATTCTTTAAGATTGAAACTTAGAGCTAATATGGATTTTGGGGTGCTTTCTGTTCCTAGAAAAAAAGGATTTCAAAGTGAATATATTACAGGAGATTTAAAAAATAACATTATAACACAACATACTCGAATAAATGATGAAGGTTTCAAATTTGAATGGAAAGTAGATACCAAATGGATGTTAGATACACAAACAAAAAAAATAGGAGAATATACTGCTAAAAAAGCTATGGGTAAACTTTCAGGAAGAAATTATACCGTTTGGTACACTACAGAAATACCTATTCCTGCGGGACCGTTTAAATTTTTTGGCTTACCTGGTTTAGTCTTAGAAGCAGAAGATGATATGGGAGATGTACGTTTTGAATTGATTTCTATAAAAAAATCGGATAGGATGAATGTAAAAGAGTGTATAATAGAGAATGCTAACGAAAAGACAGTTAAAACTTACTCTGAGTATTTGAAGGTATTTAAAAATGCGATGCATGCAAGACCTGCACAAGTTCTCTATGACTTTGCAGACCAAGAAAGTAAAAAAAGACTTGAAGAAAACTATCAAGCGAAGGTTAGAATATATAATAATTTTATAGAGAGATGA
- a CDS encoding rhodanese-like domain-containing protein encodes MIEEVLKSGNYHLIDVREPMELEMDGNIEAAKNIPLGELEDRKEEVTSLDGNVILFCRSGNRSGRAVEYFKSLGLTNVYNGGGYSDLKEVLDNL; translated from the coding sequence ATGATTGAAGAAGTATTAAAATCAGGAAATTACCACCTTATAGATGTAAGAGAGCCGATGGAGCTAGAAATGGACGGAAACATAGAAGCCGCTAAAAACATTCCACTAGGAGAATTAGAAGACCGAAAAGAGGAAGTTACCAGCCTAGACGGCAATGTAATCTTGTTTTGTAGAAGTGGCAACAGAAGTGGCAGAGCCGTAGAATATTTTAAATCTCTTGGGCTTACTAATGTCTATAATGGTGGTGGCTACTCTGACCTAAAGGAAGTTTTAGATAACCTCTAA
- the queG gene encoding tRNA epoxyqueuosine(34) reductase QueG, which yields MNKKAHYTQLIKNKAKAFGFQSCGISQAAFLEEESPRLEVWLKKGYHGKMSYMENHFDKRLDPRLLVEGSRSVISLSYNYFPQEELPTIDNFKISKYAYGRDYHEVIKDILRDMVAELQEEIGAFGFRVFVDSAPVLERAWAKKSGIGWVGKNANLISKKSGSFFFLAEIICDLELEPDAPTTDHCGRCTRCIDACPTNAIVNEKIIDGSRCISYATIELKEEIPAAFRSNMQDWMFGCDICQEVCPWNRFSKPHNQPLFNPNPALKNFTKREWRELTQDLFSEIFRKSPVKRTKFAGLQRNISFLDQELSD from the coding sequence GTGAACAAAAAAGCCCACTATACCCAGCTGATAAAAAATAAAGCCAAAGCTTTTGGCTTTCAGTCTTGTGGTATTTCGCAGGCTGCATTTTTGGAGGAGGAATCGCCTCGGCTAGAAGTGTGGCTAAAAAAGGGCTATCACGGTAAGATGTCTTATATGGAAAACCATTTTGACAAGCGTTTAGACCCAAGGCTACTGGTGGAAGGCTCTCGCTCCGTTATTTCGTTGTCGTATAATTACTTTCCGCAAGAGGAATTGCCCACCATAGATAACTTTAAAATATCAAAGTATGCGTATGGTAGAGATTACCACGAGGTTATTAAAGATATTTTGAGGGATATGGTTGCAGAGCTTCAGGAAGAGATAGGAGCTTTTGGCTTTAGAGTATTTGTGGACTCTGCACCTGTGCTGGAACGGGCGTGGGCAAAAAAATCTGGAATTGGCTGGGTGGGGAAGAATGCTAACCTAATTTCTAAGAAAAGCGGGTCTTTTTTCTTTCTAGCCGAAATTATTTGCGATTTGGAGCTAGAGCCAGACGCTCCTACAACCGACCATTGCGGACGCTGCACGCGTTGTATAGATGCCTGTCCTACCAATGCTATTGTTAATGAAAAAATTATAGACGGCAGCCGTTGCATTTCGTATGCTACCATAGAACTCAAGGAGGAAATTCCTGCAGCGTTTAGGTCTAATATGCAAGACTGGATGTTTGGGTGTGATATTTGCCAAGAGGTTTGCCCATGGAACCGTTTTTCTAAACCTCACAATCAGCCTTTGTTTAACCCTAATCCTGCCCTTAAAAACTTTACTAAAAGGGAATGGAGAGAGCTTACTCAAGATTTGTTTTCCGAAATATTTAGAAAATCGCCTGTTAAAAGGACTAAGTTTGCAGGACTACAACGGAATATTTCTTTTTTAGACCAAGAGCTATCAGACTAA
- a CDS encoding HU family DNA-binding protein, which produces MPIKYKVIQKGQPGVAGGGEKKYYASANVVSEKTLAGLTKDIEKISTVSGADIRAVLYALVDVMQSSLADGQIIRLGELGSMRVSISSEGKAKEEEVTSAAIKNAKVVFTPGSDLKKMLATLSYEKL; this is translated from the coding sequence ATGCCAATTAAGTACAAAGTGATTCAGAAAGGGCAACCAGGAGTTGCCGGTGGAGGCGAGAAAAAATATTATGCCTCTGCCAATGTAGTCAGCGAAAAAACTTTAGCAGGTCTGACTAAAGACATCGAGAAAATTTCAACAGTAAGCGGAGCGGACATCAGAGCGGTGCTTTATGCTTTGGTAGATGTAATGCAGTCTTCTCTAGCAGACGGACAAATTATCCGTTTAGGAGAACTCGGTAGTATGAGGGTGAGCATCAGTAGCGAGGGTAAAGCTAAGGAAGAGGAAGTAACCTCAGCAGCTATTAAAAATGCCAAGGTAGTCTTCACCCCAGGTTCTGACCTGAAAAAAATGCTGGCAACGCTAAGCTACGAAAAGCTCTAG
- a CDS encoding TIGR02117 family protein has product MKKILVFLLKALGAVVGFVVVYVLLGLLLPLIPVAEERVSEAKTIPVYIYTNGVHTDLVMPTQTPLINWSEVVPYKNTRSQNENLPYLAVGWGDKGFYLDTPEWADLKFSTAFNAAFGLGESAMHCTYYAKMKEGEDCKKIMLTETQYANLVRFVKESFDTDESGKTILIKTDAVYGSNDAFYEAKGSYSFMHTCNTWANNGLKAAGQKAALWTPTDFGIFRHYR; this is encoded by the coding sequence ATGAAAAAGATATTAGTTTTTCTACTGAAAGCATTAGGTGCTGTGGTAGGGTTTGTGGTGGTGTATGTCTTGTTAGGTCTGCTATTACCGCTGATACCTGTTGCGGAGGAGCGTGTGAGCGAGGCGAAGACTATTCCTGTTTACATCTATACCAATGGCGTCCATACCGATTTGGTAATGCCTACCCAGACGCCACTCATCAATTGGAGCGAGGTGGTGCCTTACAAAAATACGCGTTCGCAAAACGAAAACTTACCCTATCTAGCAGTAGGCTGGGGAGATAAAGGCTTCTACCTAGATACGCCAGAATGGGCAGACTTAAAGTTTTCTACGGCGTTTAATGCGGCATTTGGGCTGGGCGAGTCGGCAATGCACTGTACTTACTACGCTAAAATGAAAGAAGGCGAAGACTGCAAGAAAATAATGCTTACAGAAACGCAATACGCTAACCTTGTTCGCTTTGTAAAGGAAAGTTTCGATACCGATGAAAGTGGCAAGACGATACTCATAAAAACCGATGCGGTGTATGGCTCTAACGATGCTTTCTACGAAGCTAAAGGAAGCTATAGTTTTATGCACACCTGCAACACTTGGGCAAATAATGGTCTAAAGGCGGCAGGGCAAAAAGCAGCGTTATGGACGCCTACAGATTTCGGTATTTTCAGGCACTACCGATAA
- a CDS encoding M23 family metallopeptidase, producing the protein MKNINNKYILGGLFLIILLQSLFIIKLYSEKDDKQYEVNLVKINTQKDSVDYSKIKQDLGLIHSTVKDLHRFLVSKQVVNSNIENLAQDSLNNSVYLAKMANRYSQYLVDLQEKLQTVPLGIPTEGYISSNFGKRKNPIPPKTVLASLKPSTKTNIDSVTTKINSTPKEPEQMQFHKGIDIAVSIGKDIKSAAAGTILFAGEKSGYGKCVIISHGNGLATLYGHLSQVLVKANDKIKAGETIAKSGNTGRSTGPHLHYEVHKNGTPINPKLFLTL; encoded by the coding sequence ATGAAAAACATCAATAACAAATATATATTAGGAGGACTTTTTTTGATAATACTACTGCAATCTCTTTTTATAATTAAACTCTATTCTGAAAAGGACGACAAACAATACGAAGTCAACCTCGTTAAAATCAATACCCAAAAGGATAGTGTAGATTACTCCAAAATAAAACAAGATTTAGGACTTATACACAGTACCGTAAAAGATTTGCATCGTTTCTTAGTTTCTAAGCAGGTAGTTAATTCCAACATAGAAAACCTCGCTCAAGACAGCCTTAACAATAGTGTCTATCTCGCCAAAATGGCTAACAGATACAGCCAATACTTGGTAGATTTACAAGAAAAACTTCAGACTGTACCACTGGGCATTCCTACAGAAGGCTATATATCCTCTAATTTTGGAAAGAGAAAAAATCCTATTCCTCCTAAAACTGTTTTGGCTTCTCTAAAACCTTCTACCAAAACAAATATAGACTCTGTCACTACCAAAATAAACTCCACTCCAAAAGAGCCAGAACAAATGCAATTTCATAAAGGGATAGACATTGCAGTAAGCATCGGCAAAGACATCAAAAGTGCCGCTGCAGGAACCATACTTTTTGCAGGAGAGAAAAGTGGCTACGGCAAATGCGTGATTATCTCTCACGGCAACGGACTAGCCACTCTCTACGGACACCTCTCGCAAGTCTTGGTAAAGGCTAACGATAAGATAAAAGCAGGAGAAACCATTGCCAAATCAGGAAATACAGGACGCTCCACAGGACCGCACTTGCATTACGAAGTCCACAAGAACGGTACTCCCATTAACCCGAAATTATTTTTAACCCTTTAG
- a CDS encoding reprolysin-like metallopeptidase — translation MMNKSVILLFNFLFLGLYSIKAQTNDSVTIKLLNSCAQSKETLIWKKSSTTPSRKEISTYLGYNTNNQLIVVASVQGTNVECSSIEDAEEEHSCHIIKQNNTPSRKKRSLDNLENRTLQNISSDETLLFKDNVLRTYRLALAVTPTIFKRLFDSNNDKVYAFWSRAEAYLNELYLRDVGVKFEVIADDRLINISQYPSDNVYNASTIISSSTSVINQLIGSKNYDLGLVVANINYNGLAMQSAAYINSLKANATARPFLATIAHEIGHLFGADHTFTESINSSGSAQTEPLRGTSIMSYGTPRDFFSLPSIYQIKKGLAKAPYYTNKERTIVVGEYSSVSNIPYGEVLNNTSPVILNNFEPTYTIPINTCFEFDITASDDDGDRLFYLAHQSDMYPYRLTPERRALFMSKKMNPNPVVEFKNEYVDGFYLLGLPSSSSGAIADFWVAVADQKLDANTPHITMYDVKNITVMANPSYKPFRITSTLQPSYNGGETIPLTWEMDESMKAQYDKVSISISDDFGKTYTLLADDVPNTGQYQLTLPNKAITTASVRDREVPAGIIKIKPKNSIIFALTNYQPFSSNESDATVLGGFTLTPTAAISTPKSKCYKPANTSKEALPTKVVISTLSNNDQITNSSKGGFIKLVSNNKPFVITRLTTDERDQIADPKEGMLIWNITKQCLELYKDFGSGTMQWDCITEGCNE, via the coding sequence ATGATGAATAAATCTGTTATCTTACTATTTAATTTTTTATTTCTTGGTTTATACAGCATAAAGGCACAGACAAATGATTCTGTAACTATTAAACTCCTAAATAGCTGTGCACAATCTAAAGAAACTTTAATTTGGAAGAAAAGCTCTACCACACCATCGAGAAAAGAAATTAGTACTTACTTAGGCTATAATACTAATAACCAACTGATAGTAGTAGCTTCTGTACAAGGAACTAATGTAGAATGTAGCAGCATAGAAGACGCCGAAGAAGAGCATTCTTGCCATATAATAAAGCAAAACAACACCCCATCTCGTAAAAAAAGAAGCCTAGATAACCTAGAAAATAGAACATTGCAAAACATCAGCTCTGACGAAACTTTGCTCTTCAAAGACAATGTACTAAGAACTTACAGACTGGCACTTGCTGTTACACCCACAATTTTCAAAAGATTATTTGATAGCAATAACGATAAAGTTTATGCCTTTTGGAGCCGAGCAGAAGCCTATCTAAATGAACTCTACCTTAGAGATGTTGGGGTTAAATTTGAGGTAATTGCAGACGATAGGCTCATCAACATAAGCCAATATCCTAGTGATAATGTTTATAATGCCTCTACCATAATTAGTAGCTCTACAAGCGTCATCAATCAACTCATTGGAAGCAAAAACTATGATTTAGGACTCGTAGTTGCCAATATTAATTACAACGGACTCGCAATGCAAAGTGCCGCTTATATAAACTCCCTAAAAGCTAATGCTACTGCCAGACCTTTTCTAGCTACCATTGCCCACGAAATAGGACACCTCTTTGGTGCTGACCATACCTTTACAGAATCTATCAATAGCTCTGGCTCTGCCCAAACCGAACCTCTAAGAGGAACTTCTATTATGAGCTATGGTACCCCAAGAGATTTCTTTTCGCTTCCTAGCATCTATCAAATAAAGAAAGGGCTTGCCAAAGCTCCTTACTATACAAATAAGGAAAGAACCATAGTAGTTGGAGAATACTCTTCCGTTTCTAATATTCCTTATGGCGAAGTCCTCAATAATACTTCCCCTGTAATCCTCAATAATTTTGAACCTACCTATACCATACCCATCAACACTTGTTTTGAGTTTGATATTACAGCCTCCGATGATGATGGCGACCGCCTTTTCTATCTGGCCCACCAATCAGATATGTATCCTTATAGATTAACTCCTGAAAGACGAGCCCTTTTTATGTCCAAGAAAATGAACCCTAACCCTGTAGTAGAATTTAAAAACGAATATGTTGATGGGTTCTACTTGCTTGGGTTACCCTCATCTTCATCAGGAGCTATTGCAGATTTTTGGGTTGCCGTAGCCGACCAAAAACTTGACGCCAACACTCCTCATATCACAATGTATGATGTCAAAAATATTACAGTTATGGCAAACCCAAGCTATAAACCATTCCGCATCACCTCTACCCTACAACCAAGCTATAACGGAGGAGAAACCATCCCGCTTACTTGGGAAATGGACGAAAGTATGAAGGCTCAATACGACAAAGTAAGCATCTCCATTTCCGATGATTTTGGAAAAACTTACACGCTATTAGCAGATGATGTTCCGAATACTGGTCAATACCAACTCACTTTACCTAATAAAGCCATAACAACCGCCTCCGTACGAGATAGAGAAGTCCCTGCAGGTATCATCAAAATAAAACCTAAGAACAGTATCATCTTCGCCTTGACCAATTACCAACCCTTTAGTTCCAATGAATCTGATGCCACGGTATTAGGTGGTTTTACGCTTACGCCTACGGCAGCCATCAGCACACCTAAAAGCAAATGCTACAAACCTGCCAACACCTCCAAAGAGGCTCTACCTACCAAAGTAGTCATCTCTACTCTTAGTAACAACGACCAAATTACAAATAGCTCCAAAGGAGGCTTTATAAAGTTGGTATCTAATAACAAACCTTTTGTTATTACAAGGCTCACTACCGACGAAAGAGACCAAATAGCAGACCCCAAAGAAGGTATGCTGATATGGAACATTACCAAGCAATGTTTGGAGCTGTATAAAGACTTTGGCTCTGGTACCATGCAGTGGGATTGTATTACTGAAGGTTGCAATGAGTAG